One Prinia subflava isolate CZ2003 ecotype Zambia chromosome 8, Cam_Psub_1.2, whole genome shotgun sequence DNA window includes the following coding sequences:
- the FEM1A gene encoding protein fem-1 homolog A: MDLRTAVYNAARDGKLKLLQKLLGSRSREELEALTAGPGGGGGPGAGSTPLLIAARHGHLEVVEYLLDHCGARVEEGGSVSFDGETIEGAPPLWAASAAGHLGVVRSLLDHGASVNQTTLTNSTPLRAACFDGHLEIVRYLVGERGADLEVANRHGHTCLMISCYKGHREIARYLLEKGADVNRRSVKGNTALHDCAESGSLEILQLLLRSKARMEKDGYGMTPLLAASVTGHTNIVEYLIQGGLQQDEAAGSQSGTCASAGSHQRGCSEEGCEGCGASASSQDEVPNVFCTREAAVEALELLGATFVDKKRDLLGAHRYWRRAMELRCEGGKYLPKPEPRQLVLAYDYSREVSSLEELEALITDPDEMRMQALLIRERILGPSHPDTSYYIRYRGAVYADSGNFERCINLWKYALDMQQGNLEPLSPMTASSFLSFAELYSYVLQDRSKGTLATHLGFSDLIGVLSKGVREVERALVHGKDPVADSAQFTKTLAIILHLVFLLEKVECTPEQEHQKRQTIYRLLKCSPRAKNGFTLLHMAVDKDTTMVGRYPVGKFPSLHVVNLLLECGADPDSRDYDNNTPLHVAARNNCPLIMSALMEAGAHMDATNAFKQTAYELLDEKLLTKSTMQPFNYITLQCLAARALDKHKIPYKGFIPEELEAFIELH, encoded by the coding sequence ATGGACCTGCGCACGGCCGTGTACAATGCGGCCCGCGACGGGaagctgaagctgctgcagaagctgctgggcAGCCGCAGCCGGGAGGAGCTGGAGGCGCTGACGGCGGGGCctggcggcgggggcggccccggggccggcAGCACCCCGCTGCTGATCGCGGCCCGGCACGGACACCTGGAGGTGGTGGAGTACCTGCTGGATCACTGCGGGGCCCGCGTGGAGGAGGGCGGCTCCGTCAGCTTCGACGGCGAGACCATCGAGGGGGCCCCGCCGCTGTGGGCGGCCTCGGCTGCGGGGCACCTGGGCGTGGTGCGGAGCCTGCTGGACCACGGCGCCTCGGTGAACCAGACCACGCTGACCAACTCCACCCCTCTGCGGGCCGCCTGCTTCGATGGGCACCTGGAGATCGTGCGGTACCTGGTGGGCGAGCGCGGGGCTGACCTGGAGGTGGCCAACCGGCACGGCCACACGTGCTTGATGATTTCCTGCTACAAGGGGCACCGGGAGATCGCCCGGTACTTGCTGGAGAAAGGGGCCGATGTGAACCGGCGCAGCGTGAAGGGAAACACGGCCTTGCACGACTGTGCCGAGTCGGGCAGCCTGGagatcctgcagctgctgctccgcTCCAAGGCCCGCATGGAGAAGGACGGCTATGGCATGACCCCTCTGCTCGCTGCCAGCGTCACCGGCCACACCAACATCGTGGAGTACCTGATCCAGGGCGGGCTGCAGCAGGACGAGGCTGCGGGGAGCCAGAGTGGGACCTGTGCCTCCGCTGGGAGCCATCAGAGGGGCTGTAGTGAAGAGGGCTGTGAGGGATGTGGTGCCTCAGCTTCCAGTCAGGACGAGGTCCCGAACGTGTTCTGCACTCGAGAGGCTGCTGTGGAagcgctggagctgctgggggccaCGTTTGTGGACAAGAAACGAGACCTGTTGGGAGCCCACAGGTACTGGCGCAGGGCCATGGAGCTGCGCTGCGAGGGCGGGAAGTACCTGCCTAAGCCCGAGCCGCGGCAGCTGGTGCTGGCCTACGACTACTCGCGGGAGGTGAGctctctggaggagctggaagccCTGATCACGGACCCCGACGAGATGCGCATGCAGGCGCTGCTGATCCGGGAGCGCATCCTGGGCCCTTCCCACCCCGACACCTCCTACTACATCCGCTACCGCGGCGCCGTCTACGCCGACTCCGGCAACTTCGAGCGCTGCATCAACCTGTGGAAGTACGCCCTGGACATGCAGCAAGGCAACCTGGAGCCCCTCAGCCCCATGACTGCCAGCAGTTTCCTTTCCTTCGCCGAGCTTTACTCCTACGTGCTCCAGGACCGTTCCAAAGGCACTTTAGCCACCCACCTGGGCTTCTCCGACCTCATCGGGGTGCTGAGCAAAGGCGTCCGGGAGGTGGAGAGGGCTCTGGTGCACGGCAAGGACCCCGTGGCCGACTCGGCGCAGTTCACCAAGACGCTGGCCATCATCCTGCACctggttttcctgctggagaaggTGGAGTGCACCCCGGAGCAGGAGCACCAGAAGCGCCAGACCATCTACCGCCTGCTCAAGTGCAGCCCCCGCGCCAAGAACGGCTTCACCCTGCTGCACATGGCCGTGGACAAGGACACCACGATGGTGGGGCGTTACCCCGTGGGCAAATTCCCGTCGCTGCACGTGGTGAACTTGCTGCTGGAGTGCGGGGCGGACCCGGACAGCCGGGACTATGACAACAACACCCCCCTGCACGTGGCCGCCCGCAACAACTGCCCGCTGATCATGAGCGCCCTGATGGAGGCCGGGGCGCACATGGACGCCACCAACGCCTTCAAGCAGACGGCCTACGAGCTGCTGGACGAGAAGCTGCTCACCAAGAGCACCATGCAACCCTTCAACTACATCACCCTCCAGTGCCTTGCTGCTCGCGCCCTGGACAAGCACAAGATTCCCTACAAGGGATTCATTCCCGAGGAGCTGGAAGCCTTCATTGAGCTGCACTAG